The Bacteroides acidifaciens genome includes a region encoding these proteins:
- a CDS encoding prolyl oligopeptidase family serine peptidase: MKKVTLLMSGIMVMSCAPQQKKLVYPETAKVDTIDVYFGTQVPDPYRWLENDTSAATTAWVEAQNKVTNEYLSQIPFRENLLKRLTELADYEKISAPIKKHGKYYFSKNDGLQNQSVFYVQDSLDGEPRVFLDPNKLSEDGTVALTGLYFSNDGKYAAYSISRCGSDWSEIYVMDTESGKLLEDHIEWAKFTGAAWQGDGFYYSAYDAPSKGKEFSNVNENHKIYYHKIGEPQSKDKLVYQNPAYPKRFYTSSTSEDERILFLTESGAGRGNNLFIRDLKKPNSPFIQLTTDLDYQYYPIEVIGDQIYIYTNYGAPKNRIMVTDINRPKLEDWKELVPESEAVLSNAEVIGGKLFLTYDKDASNHAYVYNLDGKQLQEIELPSLGSVGFSGNKDDKECFFGFTSFTIPGATYKYDMDSNTYELYRAPKVQFNSDDFVTEQVFYPSKDGVKIPMFLTYKKDLKKDGKNPVFLYGYGGFGISLNPGFSAIRIPFLENGGIYAQVNLRGGSEYGEDWHVAGTKMQKQNVFDDFISAAEYLIDQKYTDKDKIAIVGGSNGGLLVGACMTQRPDLFRVAIPQVGVMDMLRYHKFTIGWNWASDYGTSEDSKEMFEYLKGYSPLHNLKPGTNYPATLVTTADHDDRVVPAHSFKFAATLQADNDGTNPTLIRIDSKAGHGAGKPMAKVLEEQADIYGFIMYNLGMKPKF; this comes from the coding sequence ATGAAAAAGGTAACTTTATTAATGAGTGGAATCATGGTGATGTCATGCGCTCCCCAGCAGAAAAAGCTGGTCTACCCCGAGACGGCAAAGGTAGACACAATAGACGTGTACTTTGGTACGCAAGTCCCCGACCCTTACAGATGGTTGGAAAACGACACCAGTGCAGCCACTACCGCCTGGGTAGAAGCACAGAACAAAGTGACGAACGAGTACCTGAGCCAAATTCCTTTCCGGGAAAACCTCTTGAAACGGTTGACGGAACTGGCCGACTATGAGAAAATCAGCGCCCCAATCAAAAAACATGGAAAATATTACTTCAGCAAGAACGACGGCTTGCAGAACCAAAGTGTATTCTACGTGCAGGATTCCCTTGACGGTGAACCCCGCGTATTCCTCGACCCGAACAAACTGTCGGAAGACGGTACGGTAGCCCTTACAGGTCTTTATTTCTCCAACGACGGCAAGTACGCCGCTTACAGCATTTCACGCTGCGGCTCAGACTGGTCTGAGATTTATGTTATGGACACCGAAAGCGGCAAACTGCTGGAAGACCACATCGAATGGGCTAAGTTCACCGGCGCCGCCTGGCAGGGAGACGGATTCTATTACAGTGCTTACGATGCTCCAAGCAAAGGAAAAGAGTTCTCCAACGTAAACGAGAATCATAAAATCTATTACCATAAAATTGGTGAACCGCAATCGAAAGACAAACTGGTTTATCAGAATCCGGCTTATCCGAAACGTTTCTATACTTCCAGCACCAGTGAAGACGAACGCATCCTCTTCCTGACAGAATCCGGTGCCGGAAGAGGAAACAACCTGTTCATCCGCGACCTGAAAAAGCCCAACTCCCCTTTCATCCAACTGACTACCGACCTCGACTACCAATACTACCCTATTGAAGTAATCGGCGACCAGATTTATATCTACACCAACTATGGCGCACCGAAAAACAGAATCATGGTGACCGACATCAACCGCCCCAAACTGGAAGACTGGAAAGAACTCGTCCCCGAATCGGAAGCCGTGCTTTCAAACGCAGAGGTGATTGGCGGCAAACTGTTCCTTACCTACGATAAAGACGCTTCCAACCACGCCTATGTTTACAACCTCGACGGCAAGCAATTGCAGGAAATCGAATTACCGTCGCTCGGCTCCGTAGGTTTCAGCGGCAACAAGGACGACAAGGAATGTTTCTTCGGATTCACTTCCTTCACCATCCCCGGCGCTACTTATAAATATGATATGGACAGCAACACCTACGAACTATACCGCGCACCGAAAGTACAGTTCAACTCGGACGATTTCGTGACCGAACAAGTGTTCTATCCCAGCAAGGACGGTGTGAAAATCCCGATGTTCCTTACCTATAAGAAAGACCTGAAGAAAGACGGCAAGAACCCCGTATTCCTCTACGGTTACGGCGGCTTCGGCATCAGCCTCAACCCCGGATTCAGCGCCATCCGCATCCCGTTCCTCGAAAACGGCGGAATCTATGCCCAAGTCAACCTTCGCGGTGGCAGTGAATACGGTGAAGACTGGCATGTAGCCGGAACCAAAATGCAGAAACAGAACGTATTCGACGACTTTATCTCTGCTGCTGAATACCTTATCGACCAGAAATATACCGATAAGGACAAGATAGCCATCGTAGGAGGTTCCAACGGCGGTCTGCTGGTGGGCGCCTGCATGACGCAACGCCCCGACCTGTTCCGCGTTGCCATCCCGCAAGTAGGTGTAATGGATATGCTCCGCTACCACAAATTCACCATCGGCTGGAACTGGGCAAGCGACTACGGGACAAGCGAAGACAGCAAAGAAATGTTCGAATACCTCAAAGGCTACTCTCCGCTGCACAATCTCAAACCGGGCACCAACTATCCCGCAACCCTCGTCACCACCGCCGACCATGACGACCGCGTAGTTCCCGCCCACTCATTCAAGTTTGCCGCTACCCTGCAAGCTGATAATGACGGCACGAACCCCACACTCATACGCATCGACAGCAAAGCCGGGCACGGTGCCGGCAAACCGATGGCGAAAGTGCTGGAAGAACAAGCAGACATCTACGGATTTATCATGTATAATCTGGGAATGAAACCGAAATTCTAA
- a CDS encoding DUF4493 domain-containing protein — MSNRQLVKLAFCICLFPLFFSCSSERDEGSEGSGTLHVQVNANPEVVVGTNTRVSDGTEQEVPDVNDFSFSIFKGETLRGEWATLADFFADDELTLRPGNYTAVASYSDVKNEGFELPYFEGNQSFTISKGKTTDVKVTCYLANAKLKITYTDAFKEFFSSYSSEVTSSLNNIVKYEQSEERYGYFKPGELQVRTTFRKKQGSSQEVTVQAKTFLAESRHAYILTLDVDAGSSMLNISFSEDIPNQEPITIDISDEALSAPAPYLKANGFGTEALSVVEGKSAESSQVYAYLNAAGGIAHCNLTTRSNTLIEQGWPESVDLANVPAEILEKMQELGLKIVGLSDKKDKIAMIDFTDVIPFLEYKEGDAEHLFTLNAVDILSKTNEEPLVLKVNSLDNKFAITTGSTIAYGTTKVNVDMMLDGDPLKVNYWLKVGDSKQAIIPKKINSDKEQHQLTFVLPESQTSILQIEANYLRRVKSVESTVEAPLYTLSLAYPGDVWTKKATVQVDKSIEDGWEFLCFNDGKEINPVYSVDNTSVSMTGLPAGKKIDLRIVKKDLEGDIVAASDELEINTESELQIPNSNFEQWYEKYVWKSDKISGISNGNQEIYTAYPYLEGENEPWWATRNDLSTAESDDQSYFYRYYLSTTYVNSNHSASSKIGISNKPCNGEYSAEIAVVGWGAGSTCSKKNSPNCKKKTSGCLFIGQYDKQSGEQYGHIFSSRPTQMSFIYRFHSINGESASAVVKIEHREDDGSIVVLGEGMLELTSSMATTVDTQGIVDIEYKNTQLSPTHISVEFLASTASTPSVNGYSGSLGLFAGFGDTRAIGNILVIDDLVLEYAN, encoded by the coding sequence ATGAGTAACAGACAACTAGTAAAACTAGCTTTTTGTATATGTCTTTTTCCTCTGTTTTTTTCTTGTTCTTCAGAACGTGACGAAGGTAGTGAAGGAAGTGGGACATTACATGTGCAGGTTAATGCAAATCCCGAGGTGGTAGTGGGAACCAATACTCGGGTGAGTGACGGAACGGAACAGGAAGTTCCTGATGTAAATGATTTCTCTTTTTCCATATTTAAGGGAGAAACTCTTCGTGGTGAATGGGCAACTTTGGCAGATTTTTTTGCGGATGATGAACTGACACTTCGTCCGGGGAATTATACAGCGGTCGCTTCGTATAGCGATGTCAAAAATGAAGGATTCGAATTACCATATTTTGAAGGTAATCAATCATTTACTATATCAAAAGGTAAAACGACTGATGTGAAAGTGACTTGCTATTTAGCGAATGCAAAACTAAAGATTACTTATACGGATGCTTTCAAAGAATTCTTTTCTTCTTACTCTTCCGAGGTTACTTCTTCTTTAAATAATATAGTTAAGTATGAGCAGTCGGAAGAACGTTATGGATATTTTAAACCGGGAGAGTTGCAAGTCCGTACAACATTTCGCAAAAAGCAAGGTAGCAGTCAGGAAGTGACTGTGCAAGCAAAGACTTTTTTAGCAGAATCCCGTCATGCCTATATTTTGACACTGGATGTGGATGCAGGTTCATCAATGTTGAATATATCGTTTAGTGAGGATATTCCAAATCAGGAACCAATAACAATAGATATTTCTGACGAAGCGTTAAGTGCTCCCGCTCCTTATCTGAAAGCGAATGGATTTGGGACGGAAGCATTATCTGTCGTAGAAGGTAAAAGTGCCGAATCGTCACAAGTTTATGCATATTTGAATGCGGCTGGCGGGATTGCCCATTGTAATTTGACAACTCGCTCCAATACTTTGATTGAGCAAGGATGGCCGGAATCGGTGGACTTGGCTAATGTGCCTGCCGAGATTTTAGAAAAAATGCAAGAATTAGGATTGAAAATCGTAGGTCTAAGTGACAAGAAGGATAAGATAGCGATGATTGATTTTACGGATGTTATCCCTTTTTTGGAATATAAAGAAGGGGACGCAGAACATCTTTTCACTTTAAATGCGGTTGATATTCTGTCAAAAACGAATGAAGAACCGTTGGTTCTCAAGGTGAATAGCTTGGATAATAAGTTTGCAATTACTACTGGTTCTACAATTGCTTATGGTACGACCAAAGTGAATGTGGATATGATGCTTGATGGAGATCCATTAAAAGTTAATTATTGGTTGAAGGTGGGTGATAGCAAACAAGCTATTATTCCAAAGAAAATAAACTCTGATAAGGAGCAACATCAGCTAACTTTTGTTTTGCCTGAGTCACAGACTTCCATTTTGCAAATAGAGGCTAACTATCTTCGTCGGGTGAAGTCGGTAGAAAGTACTGTTGAAGCTCCATTGTATACACTAAGTCTGGCTTATCCTGGTGATGTTTGGACAAAGAAAGCAACAGTACAAGTGGACAAAAGTATTGAGGACGGTTGGGAATTTTTATGTTTTAATGACGGGAAAGAGATAAATCCGGTTTATAGTGTTGATAATACTTCTGTGTCTATGACCGGATTACCCGCAGGGAAGAAAATAGATCTTCGTATTGTGAAAAAGGATTTGGAAGGAGATATTGTTGCAGCTTCTGATGAATTGGAAATTAATACGGAAAGTGAATTACAGATACCTAATTCAAACTTTGAACAATGGTATGAGAAGTATGTATGGAAATCAGATAAAATAAGTGGTATTAGTAATGGAAATCAGGAAATATATACTGCATATCCTTATTTAGAAGGTGAAAATGAGCCGTGGTGGGCAACACGCAATGATTTGAGTACAGCAGAATCCGATGATCAATCTTATTTTTATAGATATTATCTGAGTACTACCTATGTTAATTCTAACCATTCTGCTAGCTCAAAAATTGGAATTTCGAATAAACCGTGTAACGGTGAATATTCTGCAGAAATAGCTGTTGTAGGCTGGGGGGCAGGAAGTACTTGTTCTAAAAAGAATTCTCCTAATTGTAAAAAGAAAACATCAGGTTGTTTGTTTATAGGACAATATGATAAACAATCAGGAGAACAATATGGACATATATTTAGTTCTCGTCCTACTCAGATGTCATTTATTTATCGTTTTCATTCTATAAATGGTGAATCTGCTTCTGCTGTTGTGAAAATAGAACACCGTGAAGATGATGGAAGTATTGTTGTATTAGGTGAAGGTATGTTGGAATTGACGAGCTCAATGGCTACTACTGTTGACACTCAGGGAATAGTTGATATTGAATATAAGAATACCCAACTTTCACCGACACACATATCTGTTGAGTTTTTGGCAAGCACTGCTTCTACGCCATCTGTGAACGGATATAGTGGCAGTTTGGGACTTTTTGCTGGATTTGGAGATACTAGAGCTATTGGTAATATTTTGGTTATCGATGATCTAGTTTTAGAATATGCAAACTAA
- a CDS encoding DUF4493 domain-containing protein: MMKKINKYIILSLLALSGCQSDENVGYGGEGTLRLGVQMKNDLQVVVTRSLTADEESALVKDCKIRIYDTDKLIRKYLGTAELPEEGITLPSGEYRVRVTAGDYVAASFTKKFYEGVKPFTVERAKVTPVDVICNIANTVTKVAFGESLKTVFKEEYAVSIAVKAENGILDFNADNLEAMGYFSLPADCDTLFCTFSATDIAGRPYTQVDTIPQAKAATLYQLTYEYKDIEVGNPDTGGAILHLRVDATPLEIIEEEVVYYRRPVFTAKYGDEIFNLDATSYVATESGSDVTINITGSSALQQVLLSSEQFPEFLATSENSFDLKNLTEEQKTQLTEGGILIDENAESKGYALNLILSADLIRKYTVNEGAYAISLTATDANNKMRTANWKMVVSNATVQTEPVPVYEVWATKATLYGTVLPGREPQGALAFRYRKADEQDWKIVDAVRDGQNVQSASAVTGLLPDTKYEYQLMDGDVLSTVVCTFTTEKALQLENSSFEYWSGSVPTYIAPSSAESDIFWDSGNHGSKSASVDITVADASIKHSGKYSAKLTSTDAKVLGIGQFAAGNLFAGRYLKTIMDGLKGNGVLGWGRPFTARPSALRVYVKYRPKVVTNNSLPEQGLISGEPDQGIIYVAVGDWPGTGSEYISGYEWAVVAQTDFNHPENTRTFDPNDENIIAYGERVFTEDVGGDTEMAEIIIPLDYRDNTRLPKYIVMVASSSRYGDYFAGAVGSIMWIDDVELVY, from the coding sequence ATGATGAAAAAGATTAATAAATATATCATTTTATCCCTGTTGGCTTTAAGTGGTTGTCAGAGTGATGAAAATGTAGGCTATGGTGGAGAAGGTACGCTTCGTTTGGGGGTACAGATGAAAAATGACTTGCAGGTAGTTGTTACTCGTTCTCTGACTGCCGATGAAGAAAGTGCCTTGGTAAAAGATTGTAAAATTCGAATTTATGATACGGATAAGTTGATTCGTAAATACTTGGGTACGGCAGAACTTCCGGAAGAAGGAATAACATTGCCTTCCGGCGAATACCGGGTGCGGGTGACTGCCGGAGATTATGTGGCTGCATCGTTTACCAAAAAGTTCTATGAGGGAGTTAAACCTTTCACTGTCGAGAGAGCAAAAGTAACCCCGGTAGATGTGATATGTAATATTGCGAACACAGTAACAAAAGTTGCTTTTGGTGAATCTTTGAAAACTGTTTTTAAAGAAGAATATGCTGTGTCAATAGCTGTAAAGGCAGAAAATGGAATATTGGATTTTAATGCGGATAACTTGGAAGCAATGGGATATTTTTCTCTTCCAGCCGATTGCGATACTTTGTTTTGCACATTTTCGGCAACTGATATTGCAGGACGTCCGTACACACAGGTTGATACTATTCCACAAGCGAAAGCAGCCACTCTTTATCAGTTGACTTATGAATATAAGGATATTGAGGTGGGAAATCCTGATACCGGAGGAGCTATTTTACATTTACGAGTGGATGCCACTCCGTTGGAAATCATTGAAGAAGAGGTTGTGTATTACCGTCGCCCGGTATTTACTGCTAAATATGGAGATGAAATCTTCAATCTGGATGCCACAAGTTATGTCGCTACTGAAAGTGGTTCGGATGTTACTATAAATATTACCGGCTCTTCTGCTTTGCAACAAGTGCTTCTTTCATCTGAACAGTTTCCTGAGTTTTTGGCAACAAGTGAAAATTCTTTTGACTTGAAAAATCTGACAGAGGAACAGAAAACTCAGTTGACGGAAGGTGGAATACTGATTGATGAAAATGCGGAATCCAAAGGATATGCATTGAATCTGATTCTGTCTGCTGATTTAATTCGAAAATATACGGTTAACGAAGGTGCTTATGCAATTAGTCTGACTGCGACAGACGCAAATAATAAGATGCGTACAGCAAACTGGAAGATGGTAGTTTCGAATGCTACCGTACAAACAGAACCTGTTCCGGTCTATGAAGTGTGGGCTACCAAAGCTACTCTGTATGGTACTGTTCTTCCTGGTCGTGAGCCACAAGGTGCATTAGCCTTCCGCTATCGTAAGGCGGATGAGCAAGATTGGAAAATAGTAGATGCCGTTCGTGACGGGCAGAACGTTCAGAGCGCATCTGCTGTGACGGGATTGCTTCCTGACACGAAATATGAATATCAATTAATGGATGGTGATGTACTATCTACAGTGGTCTGTACGTTTACTACGGAAAAAGCATTGCAACTGGAAAATAGTAGTTTTGAATATTGGTCAGGAAGTGTGCCTACCTATATTGCACCTTCATCTGCCGAAAGTGATATTTTTTGGGATTCAGGAAATCATGGCTCCAAATCTGCGAGTGTCGATATTACAGTTGCTGATGCTTCTATTAAACATAGTGGAAAATATTCTGCTAAGCTAACTTCAACAGATGCCAAAGTTTTGGGAATCGGACAGTTTGCAGCAGGTAATCTGTTTGCCGGAAGATATTTAAAAACCATAATGGATGGATTGAAAGGAAATGGTGTCTTAGGTTGGGGACGTCCTTTTACAGCCCGTCCGTCAGCTTTACGTGTCTATGTTAAGTATCGTCCTAAAGTAGTAACTAACAACTCCTTGCCTGAACAAGGACTGATTTCAGGGGAGCCGGATCAAGGAATCATTTATGTGGCTGTAGGTGATTGGCCTGGAACGGGTAGTGAATATATTTCAGGATATGAATGGGCTGTCGTTGCACAGACGGATTTTAATCATCCGGAAAACACACGCACTTTTGATCCGAATGATGAGAATATAATCGCCTATGGAGAGCGTGTTTTTACGGAGGATGTTGGCGGAGACACTGAAATGGCGGAGATTATCATTCCTTTGGATTATCGGGATAACACCCGTTTGCCCAAATATATCGTGATGGTTGCTTCTTCTAGTCGTTATGGAGATTATTTTGCCGGAGCTGTGGGAAGTATAATGTGGATAGATGATGTAGAACTAGTATATTAA
- a CDS encoding DUF4493 domain-containing protein — MKKIIHLTYLLLTVLIILMSACDRENMDFGKESNDYGQVNLASMGLSVNVNATPVSRAETVDPSNYIVGIYNAEDETLVSEWKYSELPEIFQLKVGKYKVIAHAPNVGIALFDEPYCEGTKNFEIQKDQVTNIETVNCTLNCIMVTIQYDENFKKLLGENVTITVATSKEHFLKFGKDDTRAGYFPAAASGNVIDAKFIGDLDDELNVPINKSFPNINIGSQLIITYTLRDANGDPGTGGAANPSVEYDVTCDIVELDGSVHPGKEEGIDDFPVGGNGEGIDPTVTSGNKNFDLSTPIDANVYNEETDGSVVVNLLAPRGIKNMIVEITSTDNDFVAAVVELFGATSFDLANPPVDEDHKNNLISLGFPVGDEVKTTETVPFNITKFVPLLQVYHGTHQFKITVKDVTNASATATLTLNTK, encoded by the coding sequence ATGAAAAAAATAATTCATCTGACATATTTGTTGCTGACTGTTCTGATAATATTAATGTCAGCTTGTGATCGCGAAAATATGGATTTTGGAAAAGAATCCAATGATTATGGACAAGTGAATTTGGCTTCTATGGGACTTTCGGTAAATGTAAATGCTACTCCGGTATCTCGTGCTGAAACAGTAGATCCCAGTAATTACATAGTAGGCATCTATAATGCAGAAGATGAAACTTTAGTTTCGGAATGGAAATATAGTGAGCTTCCTGAAATTTTTCAGTTAAAGGTAGGAAAATATAAAGTGATAGCTCATGCTCCTAATGTTGGCATAGCTTTATTTGATGAGCCTTATTGTGAAGGAACCAAGAATTTTGAGATTCAGAAGGACCAGGTTACTAATATTGAAACGGTTAACTGTACATTAAATTGTATTATGGTGACTATCCAATATGATGAGAATTTTAAGAAACTGTTAGGTGAAAATGTTACTATCACAGTGGCAACTAGCAAAGAACACTTTCTTAAATTTGGAAAAGATGATACTCGTGCCGGTTATTTTCCTGCAGCAGCAAGTGGTAATGTGATTGATGCGAAGTTTATAGGTGATCTTGATGATGAACTAAATGTGCCGATTAATAAATCCTTTCCCAATATAAATATTGGCTCTCAATTGATTATTACTTATACATTGCGGGATGCCAATGGTGATCCGGGAACAGGAGGAGCTGCCAATCCGTCTGTTGAGTATGATGTTACTTGTGATATTGTAGAGTTGGACGGTTCTGTTCATCCAGGGAAAGAGGAAGGGATAGACGACTTTCCAGTAGGAGGGAATGGGGAAGGCATTGATCCTACTGTGACAAGTGGCAATAAGAATTTCGATTTGAGTACTCCAATTGACGCAAACGTCTACAATGAAGAAACTGATGGTTCCGTTGTTGTGAATTTATTGGCTCCTAGAGGCATAAAAAATATGATTGTGGAGATTACAAGTACTGATAACGATTTTGTGGCAGCTGTAGTAGAATTATTTGGTGCTACGTCCTTTGATTTGGCAAACCCGCCGGTAGATGAGGATCATAAAAATAACTTGATTTCATTAGGTTTCCCAGTTGGGGATGAAGTGAAAACAACAGAGACGGTACCTTTCAATATTACAAAATTTGTTCCACTACTGCAGGTGTATCATGGCACGCATCAATTTAAGATTACGGTGAAAGATGTAACAAATGCATCTGCCACAGCTACCTTGACATTGAATACCAAGTAA
- a CDS encoding PEP/pyruvate-binding domain-containing protein: MLSKYKLNQLYFKDTQFANLMTRRIFNVLLIANPYDAFMLEDDGRIDEKIFNEYTSLSLRYPPRFSQVSTEEEALAQLESMSFDLVICMPGTGDNDSFDIGRHIKEKYEHIPIVILTPFSHGITKRIINEDLSAFEYVFCWLGNTDLLVSIIKLMEDKMNLEHDVQEVGVQLILLVEDGIRFYSSILPNLYKFVLKQSQEFSTEALNAHQRTLRMRGRPKIVLARTYQEAMEIYRKYQNNILGVITDVRFPKVERGEKDGLAGIKLCAEIRKDDPFVPLIIQSSESENSSYAAKYGASFIDKNSKKMDVDLRRIVSDNFGFGDFVFRNPETGEEIAHVRNLKELQNILFAVPAESFLYHISRNHVSRWLYSRAMFPVAEFLKPITWSSLQDVDAHRRIIFEAIVKYRKMKNQGVVAVFKRDRFDRYSNFARIGDGSLGGKGRGLAFIDNMVKRHPEFDEFENARVAIPKTVVLCTDVFDEFMDINNLYQIALSDADDDTILRYFLKAKLPDRLVEDFFTFFDVVKSPIAIRSSSLLEDSHYQPFAGIYNTYMIPYLDDRYEMLRMLSDAIKGVYASVYFRDSKAYMQATSNVIDQEKMAVILQEVVGNQYGDRYYPSMSGVARSLNYYPLGDEKAEEGTVNLALGLGKYIVDGGMTLRFSPYHPNQVLQTSEMEIALKETQTRFYALDLKNAGHDFSIDDGFNLLKLHVKEAENDGALRYIASTYDPYDQIIRDGLYPGGRKVITFANILQHDVFPLARILQLVLKYSEQEMRRPVEIEFAATLSREQDKTGTFYLLQIRPIVDSKEMLDEDLNDIPDEDVVLRSYNSLGHGIMNEICDVVYVKTDGYSASNNQAIAWEIEKINQQFLNEGKNYVLVGPGRWGSSDTWLGIPVKWPHISAARVIVEAGLTNYRVDPSQGTHFFQNLTSFGVGYFTINAFMNDGVYNQEFLNAQPAVEETKYLRHVRFEKPMIVKMDGKKKLGVVLMPGIDK; the protein is encoded by the coding sequence ATGCTCAGTAAATATAAATTAAACCAGCTTTACTTCAAAGATACGCAATTCGCTAATTTAATGACCCGGCGAATTTTTAACGTGCTGTTAATAGCCAACCCTTATGATGCTTTCATGCTCGAAGATGACGGGCGCATTGACGAGAAGATTTTCAATGAATACACTTCATTGTCTCTGCGTTATCCGCCCCGGTTCTCGCAAGTGTCTACGGAAGAGGAAGCGTTGGCGCAGTTGGAAAGTATGTCATTCGACCTGGTGATTTGTATGCCGGGCACAGGGGATAACGACAGTTTTGACATCGGCCGGCATATCAAGGAGAAATACGAGCATATTCCTATCGTTATCCTGACTCCTTTTAGTCATGGTATCACGAAACGAATCATCAACGAGGATTTGAGCGCGTTCGAATATGTGTTCTGCTGGTTGGGAAATACCGACTTGTTGGTGTCTATCATTAAGTTGATGGAAGATAAAATGAACCTCGAACATGATGTGCAGGAAGTGGGTGTGCAGTTGATTCTGCTGGTAGAAGATGGCATCCGCTTCTATTCTTCCATTCTTCCGAATCTGTATAAGTTCGTTTTGAAGCAAAGCCAGGAATTCTCTACGGAAGCTCTGAATGCGCATCAACGTACGCTTCGTATGCGCGGGCGTCCTAAAATCGTGTTGGCGCGTACGTATCAGGAAGCGATGGAGATTTATCGCAAATATCAGAATAATATATTAGGTGTAATCACCGATGTGCGTTTCCCGAAAGTGGAACGGGGAGAGAAAGACGGTCTGGCAGGTATCAAGTTATGTGCCGAGATTCGTAAGGACGACCCGTTTGTACCTTTGATTATCCAGTCGTCCGAATCGGAGAACTCTTCTTATGCAGCGAAATACGGTGCGAGCTTTATTGATAAGAACTCGAAGAAGATGGACGTCGATTTGCGCCGTATCGTTTCCGACAATTTCGGTTTCGGTGATTTTGTTTTCCGCAATCCAGAGACGGGTGAGGAGATAGCGCACGTTCGTAATCTGAAAGAGTTGCAGAATATCCTGTTTGCCGTGCCTGCTGAATCTTTCCTGTATCATATCAGCCGCAATCACGTGTCCCGTTGGCTTTATTCGCGGGCTATGTTTCCTGTGGCGGAGTTCTTGAAACCTATCACCTGGAGCAGTCTTCAAGATGTGGACGCTCATCGCCGCATTATCTTCGAAGCTATCGTGAAATACCGCAAAATGAAGAATCAAGGGGTCGTGGCGGTCTTCAAACGTGACCGTTTCGACCGTTACTCCAATTTTGCCCGTATCGGCGACGGTTCATTAGGTGGAAAAGGACGTGGACTGGCTTTTATCGACAATATGGTGAAGCGTCATCCGGAGTTTGACGAGTTTGAAAATGCGCGGGTTGCTATTCCCAAGACGGTGGTGCTCTGTACCGATGTGTTCGATGAATTTATGGATATTAATAATCTGTATCAGATTGCCCTTTCGGATGCAGACGATGATACGATTCTGAGATATTTCCTGAAAGCAAAATTGCCGGACAGACTGGTAGAGGATTTTTTCACTTTCTTCGATGTAGTGAAGTCTCCGATTGCCATCCGTTCTTCTTCTTTATTAGAGGACTCTCACTATCAGCCTTTTGCCGGAATCTACAATACATATATGATTCCTTATCTGGACGACCGCTATGAAATGTTGCGTATGCTTTCCGATGCTATCAAAGGAGTATATGCTTCGGTCTATTTCCGCGACAGCAAAGCGTATATGCAAGCCACTTCGAATGTAATCGACCAGGAGAAAATGGCTGTAATCTTACAGGAAGTGGTGGGCAATCAGTATGGCGACCGCTATTATCCTTCCATGTCCGGCGTAGCCCGTTCATTGAATTATTATCCGTTGGGCGATGAAAAGGCGGAAGAAGGAACGGTAAACCTGGCTTTAGGATTAGGAAAGTATATTGTAGATGGTGGCATGACGCTCCGTTTCTCTCCTTATCACCCGAACCAGGTATTGCAAACCAGCGAAATGGAAATAGCCTTGAAAGAGACGCAAACCCGTTTCTATGCTTTGGACTTGAAGAACGCAGGGCATGATTTCTCTATCGACGACGGCTTCAACCTTTTGAAACTTCACGTGAAAGAGGCGGAAAATGACGGTGCTTTGCGCTACATTGCTTCCACATACGACCCGTATGACCAAATTATCCGGGATGGCTTGTATCCGGGTGGCCGTAAAGTGATTACGTTTGCCAATATTCTGCAACATGATGTTTTCCCGTTAGCACGTATTCTTCAATTAGTGTTGAAGTACAGTGAACAGGAGATGCGCCGTCCCGTTGAAATCGAATTTGCAGCTACGCTAAGCCGTGAGCAGGATAAAACGGGCACTTTCTATCTTTTGCAAATCCGACCTATCGTAGATAGTAAAGAGATGTTGGACGAAGATTTGAACGATATACCGGACGAGGATGTAGTGCTTCGTTCTTATAACTCATTGGGACATGGCATTATGAATGAAATTTGTGATGTCGTCTATGTCAAGACCGACGGTTACAGTGCTTCGAATAATCAGGCTATTGCCTGGGAGATAGAAAAGATAAACCAGCAATTCCTGAACGAAGGAAAGAATTATGTTCTTGTCGGGCCGGGACGCTGGGGAAGTAGTGACACATGGCTGGGTATCCCGGTGAAGTGGCCGCATATCTCCGCCGCCCGTGTAATCGTAGAAGCTGGATTGACCAATTATCGTGTAGACCCTAGTCAGGGTACGCACTTCTTCCAGAACTTGACTTCTTTTGGCGTAGGCTATTTCACCATCAACGCCTTTATGAATGATGGAGTCTATAACCAGGAATTCCTCAACGCACAGCCGGCAGTGGAAGAGACAAAATACCTTCGTCACGTCCGTTTCGAAAAACCGATGATTGTCAAGATGGACGGGAAGAAAAAGCTCGGGGTAGTCCTGATGCCGGGCATCGACAAATAA